Proteins from one Corticium candelabrum chromosome 4, ooCorCand1.1, whole genome shotgun sequence genomic window:
- the LOC134178121 gene encoding E3 ubiquitin-protein ligase rnf213-alpha-like — MIDTNLPFPSAQEVLLCSSSTLVEDVCLFWRRAMKDPGRRRLFCLAQADSLSYDVAKKSLEEFYRLAQSLEASEQARFRIVVVCAAENEDKSYVADALDAYRRPALSCFSPQNLQKYLQMKLLQSKQTTLASRKQAPTQSALQLDCEGSSVRVVRSHRAGVGKTLYVTMLTDALVMHSRARHRMRQQESLYVIVPLHDKQVHVDSIVKILTSYSPSPEPEKQSPRVIHIDVSSSVIRGLDEMLFNLIVLGELADKDGYVWRRSSIDMYFIEITTTGRQHGLELNARATTANPVQTLSTSLLDCLPTIKCVSPLESLAMLSGNKMSAVNSRMLDRELRDCDFQRACEYLKKFTTGASLDLFQFREGEGSVMHNLQSSLQILLNTCGVQDPSWAEIRHFVSFLSSQLRDSERNDFCQPYCSEDLPGFKAFVLKFLIRMSTDFATPSLDIERSQESGNVDSFERYQLRRRWEHSDHPYLFFNEDRHTITFVSVQITREGKLSDPRTGRILDANMMSPTLSTALYTQGFRLQENYEDWNKSRKIVELCRVMGVEGGRDSDPNYELTMDNMKKMLAIQMRFRCGIPVIIMGETGCGKTQLIRYMCSLQLGCTKTKNMLLMKVHGGITKHDIEEKVKEAESLAQSNYSKVHSKHKIQTVLFFDEANTTDAIGLIKEIVCDKRLMGRKVRGLGTSLQVIAACNPYRKHTLEMIQHLEDAGLGYHVNADDTDDKMGTIPLRRLVYRVHPLPDSMKALVWDFGQLDPNVEKVYIKQIVSKYVANHQLLPNSPAFVKVFIDVLAACQSYMRSKKNECSFVSLRDIERTMTVTIWFYNLRDLLDPLVLAKHKERLPRGHRLASVDSLTRSVILGLAVCYHARLKDRQPFRDFIAQYFKPPCSLPDGPKQFLAEITFCQEAFLDGIKLDQQIAKNTALCENVFMMLVCINLRIPLFLVGKPGSSKSLAKDIVKEAMSGQSSDSDLLKALKRVNMVSYQCSPLSTSEGIIGVFSQCQQFQKDNGTEHYVACVVLDEVGLAEDSPRLPLKALHPLLDDGTAETDIVDEEQERSNRVAFVGLSNWALDPAKMNRGILVNREEPDIAELIATAKGICNSNSKALGVMMCYLEGIANAYKEIYEKQKQTRREFFGLRDFYSLIKMLFSFCKLSNRAPSHLEAKHAIRRNFGGHDRLDVIEIFDRCCNFQFATRHISSLPFPIDNTTMGLIQSALERGREEMLGESRYVMLLTENYAALNIIRQSVGLRDDAVVIFGSGFPKDQEYTHICRTINRIKICMAAGRTVVLLNLDKLYESLYDTLNQYYVRHGDLKFVDLGLGNHRLKCLVHPDFRLILVVEREFVYNTLPIPLINRMEKHFLAMKSVLFPWQENIVARLHTWIRKYLQVDTNWHSSDSEENRCLEFKEEDSFIGYHTDAVATIILQTTKELCQRRGVDVNTFKSEQWQERVFDESCKKFIKNATPDSIVRLWHSALSHEAEDICDVYFYEQQHASLAEYIALETVVDQGSNVCKGRLIQVTTHAHLLSSEYLTNMNGTNNTESVLLQQFDTEQQFCDRIRCFYNSTGRRPRLLVVQSESGEGNNDMIAAARYLIEEIRDQCFETRNSDSGSRHVVLIVQVSRMTSSNFVGFQGGSWTETHLDELRPSSHGNALPVCKLLHRTISSLLSAANDLPTGDDGDTRPTANAVKSARSEDVTVDGNALIRACVHAAVSRIDNEQQAIGDAYRIIDILLRLVPTTDSSNLLESKRFSTELVRQIKHFLEERNSRMEGGAAHHFPLWIRREAMSFTNIQAGGTFKRTLWLRIVNTVTPILAELIAIIDCNSNLDLLQRCFTNAGDWITELWLDIFCGSYFDQLNLHYDDLLSNPYNETRHRVTAQATGFRGHPFKAKFPFSHLVKRQVDEMLHDARNHAESRHERLDVVLQRLVDASEIGKVIYKSLANSRANNFELMYLYLDDFVHMIYKATSPKEYPLVKVAILSEINELAAAQPNIDEALGRVCNVKLSIAAIHAAFDVARPKIHLFGDIVRRRPHILRRALENVGEVRQEMLLDAVAAKALIDEMSLKRKFADDKQKLMWLHEMRRVQLLIESWLSISKECGQHQRRRNALYLKIRHNWRTLLALRLFTEHVEMATKHPFLLSASLKFSQHLEEVDVDFTQAVTISCVQQFLNTYGKEFLKQLFGREDVTCGICLETWIDKNPVSLNCGHIYCFLCINTSISQRRLCPTCRSKISDTFVCQSSDRLREASQFYTEYRRVSTAFFMELVSVHSFSSAASRPPEERLVHMLMELVVQRKLPLLDCLSTRPFSPFEVDTIDPRPVVRSFLLQLLLKYSDKTLDYIQTAFDEMERLLRHSGVNLEDIKNLEIIFVHCMEDALKQRACCQSELPFECVALSQFDIGLRAMQASSSTVVRLQGIAALRLSLSFTADAIVSLLSVRQRNQLMTKDRSASLSKLLQRAEEVCTSVRDPQLNLFLMKLLVREHGMDIMPRIRGDCKLRWITAFHQHETKAAVPDYFTVLQEPYLTFRNAVARTVMTGDTRYLSNLLKNPPGNCQANATTVATVLALFAEVTKQFSSTECEQHVLFQRLASLENIVKRKVSLPSWCTTFVSDLLCNYSNRRPLAQLQVSSGQSIRDRSLAGLAIHILISVSVSGDCRLIHPLRQILTDPQSMSTSYFPSMPEDPFQEAREMKMGTRWYECSNGHPYLVLNCGLPRATSRCPDCGQAIGQNSGNRDATIRQVVETGHILGIVNRTSDNPSSQRALSPSSCSLLRLILNALLMWSSCSGAQRIANGVIRCVSPAVNQYYLPQFFWSHLQHDIVVFAKAIGRSVDDAVVVCHRFLMQFLGSRTQQSEHASSTDWTTKDGRKEWEIAFSRKFSVPFFQTVQNEINGWMALTLNDSQSGNNRLMRELYELEMPKSSRFSPGLWRYRVSVSIDHLVRTMEQNLDSGDPHQCVLLREFLNEEKKLRALQYLPDIIKLQRLLLCRYDKRISQEEALTTSVDAFLTKVKDVRERWVFEKLIVSFSKAWNLVQQFVITHGRLRPKNKEHELETVTGSTSLAFLLPRHRDEGTCALSLVDYLVECTHNEFLRTYSRISGCELEQVGISIDEVTTAHLIAYDVERDLMPLVFSHCDYSLAVGEGEKSSYNFQALERQIVDRFIAGKPLVAMKAYSINFVKDVFTIDLFNRVKRKIVQETLPPSVQRQIVSETRKDVQSVLAVLDIVIRFTASSGGAADESLHTYIHTTLRMSLDSGLVSGKARQICQLKHICDLWRLLNVEKARQLALADRNPFDRVSAKYKERIPKRDGSNLLKALRRLNIEAMLSVLIEVILLQLGQWEETLHIEEYGLADAIYDLHGVTTIAGLDEIPAQVQLRHIVDCWTMTVKLQANMTKL; from the exons ATGATTGACACAAACCTTCCATTTCCGTCTGCCCAGGAAGTACTTTTGTGCTCTTCGTCAACTTTGGTGGAAGACGTATGTTTGTTCTGGAGAAGAGCAATGAAAGATCCAGGACGAAGGCGTCTCTTCTGTCTTGCACAAGCCGATTCGTTAAGTTACGATGTAGCGAAAAAATCTCTCGAAGAATTCTATCGTCTTGCACAAAGCCTGGAGGCATCAGAGCAGGCTCGATTTAGAATAGTTGTAGTGTGTGCTGCAGAGAACGAAGATAAGTCTTATGTGGCCGATGCGTTAGACGCTTACCGCAGGCCGGCATTATCTTGTTTTTCGCCGCAGAACCTGCAGAAGTACTTGCAAATGAAGCTGCTGCAGTCAAAGCAAACTACACTTGCTAGTAGAAAGCAAGCCCCCACTCAATCAGCGTTACAATTGGATTGTGAAGGAAGTTCAGTAAGAGTTGTTAGATCTCACCGTGCGGGAGTCGGTAAGACTCTTTATGTCACTATGTTGACCGATGCTTTGGTTATGCACAGTAGGGCACGACATCGGATGAGACAGCAAGAGAGTTTGTATGTCATCGTTCCTCTACACGACAAGCAGGTACACGTCGACTCGATTGTGAAGATTCTGACGTCTTACTCACCTTCTCCAGAACCAGAAAAGCAATCACCTCGTGTTATTCATATAGACGTGTCGTCTTCAGTGATTCGAGGCTTAGATGAAATGTTGTTCAATCTGATCGTTTTAGGAGAGCTAGCTGACAAGGACGGTTACGTTTGGCGGCGTTCTTCGATAGATATGTACTTTATTGAAATAACAACAACAGGACGACAGCATGGTTTGGAATTAAATGCAAGGGCCACCACCGCCAACCCTGTGCAAACTCTTAGTACCTCCCTGCTCGACTGCTTACCAACGATAAAATGCGTGTCGCCTCTAGAAAGCCTTGCGATGCTATCCGGTAACAAAATGTCTGCAGTCAACAGCAGAATGCTTGATCGAGAGCTTCGTGATTGTGATTTTCAACGGGCGTGTGAGTATCTCAAAAAGTTTACCACTGGAGCGTCTCTTGACTTGTTTCAATTTCGAGAAGGTGAAGGTAGCGTGATGCACAATCTTCAATCGAGCTTACAGATACTCTTAAATACTTGCGGCGTGCAAGACCCTTCTTGGGCCGAAATTAGGCATTTTGTCAGTTTCTTGAGTAGTCAATTGCGTGATAGTGAACGAAACGATTTCTGTCAGCCATACTGTTCCGAGGATCTTCCAGGTTTTAAAGCGTTTGTTTTGAAGTTCCTAATTCGAATGTCAACAGACTTTGCTACACCATCTCTTGACATTGAAAGATCTCAAGAAAGCGGGAATGTTGATAGCTTTGAGAGATATCAATTAAGAAGACGTTGGGAACACTCTGATCACCCATACCTATTCTTCAACGAAGATCGTCATACGATTACATTCGTTAGCGTACAGATTACGAGAGAGGGTAAACTTTCTGATCCACGGACAGGCAGGATTCTCGATGCCAACATGATGTCACCTACTCTTAGTACCGCTCTTTACACTCAGGGATTTCGTCTTCAAGAGAATTACGAGGACTGGAACAAATCTCGTAAAATTGTAGAGCTTTGCCGGGTGATGGGTGTCGAGGGAGGAAGAGACAGTGACCCGAACTATGAGCTGACGATGGACAACATGAAAAAGATGCTAGCAATACAAATGCGATTTCGCTGTGGTATTCCGGTGATCATTATGGGAGAAACCGGATGTGGAAAAACTCAGCTGATTAGATATATGTGTTCACTTCAGTTAGGCtgtacaaaaacaaaaaatatgcTTTTGATGAAAGTACATGGAGGCATCACCAAACATGACATCGAAGAAAAGGTCAAAGAAGCTGAGTCACTAGCCCAGTCAAATTATTCTAAGGTGCATTCGAAACACAAGATACAAACAGTTTTGTTCTTTGATGAAGCTAACACTACAGATGCAATAGGATTGATCAAAGAAATCGTGTGTGACAAGCGACTCATGGGAAGGAAGGTGCGAGGACTTGGCACCTCATTGCAAGTCATTGCAGCTTGTAATCCATATCGCAAACACACGCTTGAAATGATTCAGCATCTGGAAGATGCTGGGTTAGGATATCATGTTAACGCTGATGACACAGACGACAAGATGGGGACGATACCATTACGAAGATTGGTCTATCGAGTTCATCCACTACCTGATAGCATGAAGGCTTTGGTGTGGGACTTTGGCCAGTTAGATCCAAATGTCGAAAAAGTCTACATCAAACAGATTGTCTCTAAATACGTTGCTAACCATCAACTATTGCCAAACAGTCCCGCTTTCGTTAAGGTTTTCATCGATGTTCTTGCTGCTTGTCAGTCTTACATGAGAAGCAAGAAGAACGAATGTAGTTTTGTCAGTTTGCGAGATATTGAAAGAACAATGACAGTAACAATTTGGTTTTACAATCTCCGTGATTTGCTAGATCCGCTGGTGTTGGCAAAGCACAAAGAGAGGTTGCCTCGAGGCCATCGTCTTGCTTCGGTAGATTCCTTGACCCGTTCTGTTATTCTTGGATTAGCCGTTTGTTATCACGCCCGTTTGAAGGATCGGCAACCATTCAGAGACTTTATTGCTCAATACTTTAAACCTCCCTGCTCATTGCCTGATGGACCAAAACAGTTTCTTGCCGAAATTACGTTTTGTCAGGAAGCATTTCTTGATGGTATAAAGCTGGACCAACAAATAGCCAAAAACACGGCTCTTTGCGAGAATGTGTTTATGATGCTCGTTTGTATAAACTTACGTATTCCTCTATTTTTGGTCGGGAAACCTGGCAGCTCCAAGTCTTTAGCAAAAGACATCGTAAAAGAAGCAATGAGCGGTCAATCGTCTGATTCCGACCTTTTGAAAGCGCTCAAACGAGTGAATATGGTTTCCTATCAGTGTAGTCCTCTGTCAACATCAGAAGGAATTATAGGCGTCTTTTCTCAATGCCAGCAATTTCAAAAGGACAATGGCACCGAGCATTACGTCGCGTGCGTAGTACTCGATGAAGTAGGTCTAGCAGAGGACTCGCCTCGCCTACCGTTAAAAGCATTGCATCCTCTGTTAGACGATGGAACGGCCGAAACCGATATTGTCGATGAAGAACAAGAGCGATCGAATAGAGTGGCTTTCGTAGGCTTATCGAACTGGGCTCTAGACCCCGCAAAGATGAATCGTGGCATCTTGGTGAACAGGGAAGAGCCGGATATTGCAGAATTAATAGCAACGGCCAAAGGCATTTGCAACTCGAATTCAAAAGCTCTTGGAGTGATGATGTGTTATCTCGAAGGAATAGCAAACGCTTACAAAGAAATATACGAAAAACAGAAGCAAACACGTCGAGAATTCTTCGGATTGAGGGACTTTTACAGTCTGATAAAGATgcttttttctttttgtaaGTTATCCAATCGTGCTCCATCCCATTTGGAGGCAAAACATGCTATTAGAAGGAATTTTGGAGGTCACGACAGGCTCGATGTCATCGAAATATTTGATCGTTGCTGCAACTTTCAGTTCGCTACGAGACACATTTCTTCGTTGCCATTTCCTATCGACAACACAACAATGGGGCTAATCCAATCTGCACTCGAGAGAGGACGAGAAGAGATGTTGGGTGAAAGTCGGTATGTCATGTTGCTGACGGAAAATTACGCGGCTCTTAATATCATTCGTCAGAGCGTGGGTCTCCGTGATGATGCAGTCGTAATCTTTGGTAGTGGATTTCCTAAAGATCAAGAGTACACTCACATCTGTCGGACTATCAACAGAATCAAGATCTGTATGGCAGCCGGTCGCACGGTCGTTTTGCTGAATCTTGACAAATTGTACGAAAGCCTTTATGATACTCTCAACCAGTACTATGTTCGTCATGGGGATCTCAAGTTTGTTGACCTGGGATTGGGCAATCACAGGCTCAAGTGTCTAGTTCACCCCGATTTTAGATTGATTCTTGTTGTTGAAAGAGAATTTGTGTATAACACTTTACCAATACCATTGATCAACAGAATGGAAAAACACTTTCTTGCAATGAAATCTGTTTTATTTCCATGGCAAGAAAATATAGTAGCGCGATTGCATACTTGGATTAGGAAGTATTTGCAAGTAGATACCAACTGGCATTCTAGCGACAGTGAAGAGAACAGATGCTTAGAGTTCAAGGAAGAAGATTCTTTCATTGGTTACCATACAGACGCCGTGGCTACCATAATACTTCAAACTACAAAAGAACTTTGTCAAAGAAGAGGAGTAGATGTGAATACCTTTAAGAGCGAGCAGTGGCAAGAAAGGGTCTTCGATGAATCTTGTAAAAAGTTTATCAAAAACGCAACACCCGACTCGATTGTTCGACTATGGCACTCTGCGCTGTCACACGAAGCAGAAGATATTTGCGATGTATACTTTTATGAGCAGCAGCACGCTAGCCTGGCGGAATATATCGCATTGGAGACCGTTGTGGATCAGGGGAGCAACGTTTGTAAAGGACGTCTCATTCAAGTCACCACTCATGCGCATTTGCTCTCTTCAGAATACTTAACGAACATGAATGGTACCAATAACACCGAATCCGTATTGCTGCAACAGTTCGACACCGAGCAACAGTTTTGCGACAGAATTCGATGTTTCTATAATAGTACCGGACGTCGTCCTCGTCTTCTAGTCGTACAGTCGGAATCGGGCGAAGGAAACAACGATATGATCGCCGCAGCTCGTTACTTGATCGAGGAAATTCGagatcaatgttttgagacaAGAAATAGTGATTCCGGTTCAAGACACGTAGTGCTTATTGTGCAAGTGTCCCGCATGACTTCTTCTAACTTTGTTGGATTTCAAGGAGGTTCCTGGACTGAAACTCACCTCGATGAACTCCGTCCGAGTAGCCACGGCAACGCCTTACCGGTATGCAAACTGCTACATCGTACAATAAGTTCGTTACTGTCTGCGGCAAACGATCTTCCAACAGGAGATGATGGTGATACTAGACCGACAGCGAATGCAGTAAAGTCGGCTCGTTCGGAGGATGTCACAGTGGATGGCAATGCATTGATTCGAGCATGCGTACATGCAGCTGTTAGTCGTATTGATAATGAACAACAAGCCATTGGAGACGCTTACAGAATAATCGATATTCTATTAAGACTGGTTCCTACCACAGACTCATCAAATTTGCTAGAATCAAAGAGATTTTCTACAGAACTCGTAAGGCAAATAAAACATTTTCTTGAAGAAAGAAATAGTAGAATGGAAGGCGGTGCTGCTCATCACTTTCCTTTGTGGATTAGAAGGGAAGCTATGAGTTTTACCAACATTCAAGCAGGAGGCACTTTCAAGCGAACCTTGTGGTTACGCATTGTCAATACAGTAACACCCATTTTAGCCGAACTAATAGCTATTATCGATTGCAATTCAAATCTTGATCTTCTGCAGAGATGCTTTACGAATGCTGGAGATTGGATAACCGAATTGTGGCTTGATATCTTTTGTGGTTCTTATTTCGATCAGCTAAACTTGCATTACGATGATCTGCTTTCGAACCCTTACAACGAGACGAGACACAGAGTAACTGCTCAGGCGACTGGTTTCCGAGGACATCCGTTTAAAGCAAAGTTTCCCTTCTCTCATTTGGTGAAGAGGCAGGTGGATGAAATGCTACACGACGCACGAAATCATGCAGAATCGCGGCACGAACGACTTGACGTTGTTTTACAACGATTGGTCGATGCGAGCGAGATTGGAAAAGTAATATACAAATCTCTTGCTAATAGTAGAGCAAACAATTTTGAACTGATGTATCTGTACCTCGACGACTTCGTACATATGATATATAAAGCTACTTCTCCAAAAGAATACCCG CTGGTTAAAGTTGCAATTTTGAGTGAGATAAATGAACTGGCCGCTGCACAGCCAAATATCGACGAAGCGCTAGGGAGAGTGTGCAATGTCAAGCTCTCAATTGCAGCAATCCATGCTGCCTTTGACGTTGCGCGACCAAAAATCCACTTGTTTGGAGATATAGTTCGCCGTAGACCTCACATACTGCGAAGAGCACTTGAAAATGTTGGTGAAGTACGGCAAGAAATG TTACTAGATGCCGTGGCAGCTAAGGCTCTAATAGACGAAATGTCTCTTAAAAGGAAGTTTGCTGAcgataaacaaaaattgatgTGGCTGCATGAAATGCGAAGAGTGCAACTGCTGATCGAATCGTGGCTTTCCATTTCGAAGGAATGTGGCCAACACCAAAGAAGACGAAATGCCCTCTACTTGAAAATACG CCATAATTGGAGAACATTGTTAGCGTTACGGCTATTTACTGAACATGTTGAAATGGCGACAAAACATCCATTTCTTTTGTCAGCTAGTTTAAAATTTTCTCAG CATTTAGAAGAAGTTGATGTAGACTTTACTCAAGCAGTTACCATAAGTTGTGTACAACAGTTTCTCAACACATATGGAAAAGAGTTTTTGAAGCAACTTTTTGG ACGAGAAGATGTCACATGCGGGATTTGCCTAGAAACATGGATTGACAAAAATCCGGTCTCACTAAACTGTGGACACATTTATTGTTTCCTGTGCATAAACACAAGCATTTCGCAACGTCGTTTGTGTCCTACATGCAGATCGAAAATTTCGGAtacttttgtttgtcaatccaGCGATCGGCTTCG GGAAGCGAGTCAATTTTATACTGAATATAGACGTGTCAGCACTGCATTCTTTATGGAATTAGTGTCTGTCCACAGTTTCAGTAGTGCGGCATCTCGGCCACCAGAAGAAAGACTCGTACACATGCTTATGGAACTAGTCGTGCAAAGAAAGTTGCCACTGCTGGACTGTCTTAGTACTCGACCCTTCTCTCCGTTCGAAGTAGACACGATTGATCCAAGACCTGTTGTTCGCTCATTTCTGTTGCAACTTCTGTTAAAGTACAG CGACAAGACTCTTGATTATATCCAAACAGCATTTGACGAAATGGAACGACTGCTCCGACATTCTGGAGTGAACCTTGAAGACATCAAAAATTTGGAGATAATTTTCGTTCACTGCATGGAG GATGCACTGAAGCAACGAGCGTGTTGCCAGTCAGAACTACCATTTGAATGCGTGGCGCTGTCTCAATTCGATATTGGTCTACGTGCTATGCAGGCGTCATCATCGACTGTAGTTCGTTTACAAGGGATTGCTGCCCTTCGACTAAGCCTGTCGTTTACTGCAGACGCAATTGTCAGTCTGCTTTCCGTTCGACAACGAAATCAGTTAATGACGAAAGATCGATCGGCGTCGTTATCAAAGCTTTTGCAAAGAGCAGAAGAAGTCTGTACAAGCGTTAGAGACCCGCAGTTAAACCTCTTCCTGATGAAGCTTTTAGTCCGAGAGCATGGCATGGATATTATGCCAAGAATACGTGGCGATTGTAAATTGCGTTGGATAACTGCTTTCCATCAGCATGAG ACGAAAGCTGCTGTGCCGGACTACTTCACAGTTCTTCAAGAGCCATATTTAACATTTCGCAATGCTGTAGCAAGAACTGTCATGACCGGAGACACACGATATCTAAGCAATCTGTTGAAG AATCCTCCAGGAAACTGTCAAGCTAATGCAACGACAGTGGCAACTGTTTTAGCACTTTTCGCAGAAGTAACTAAACAGTTTTCTTCGACAGAGTGTGAGCAGCACGTTTTGTTCCAG AGACTCGCTTCATTGGAGAACATTGTGAAACGAAAGGTATCTTTGCCTAGCTGGTGCACAACTTTCGTCTCAGATCTACTGTGCAACTACTCAAACCGTAGACCTCTAGCTCAGCTTCAAGTCTCATCTGGCCAGAGTATTCGAGATCGTTCGCTGGCAGGCTTAGCAATTCATATACTCATTTCAGTGTCCGTGTCTGGTGATTGCCGCCTTATTCATCCGCTACGCCAGATACTGACTGATCCGCAGAGTATGAGT ACTTCTTACTTTCCCAGCATGCCAGAAGATCCGTTCCAAGAAGCCAGAGAAATGAAAATGGGGACAAGGTGGTACG AGTGTTCTAATGGGCATCCGTATTTAGTACTAAAT TGTGGTTTACCAAGAGCAACATCTCGTTGTCCAGATTGTGGTCAAGCAATCGGTCAAAACAGTGGAAATAGAGATGCCACAAT CCGTCAAGTGGTCGAGACTGGTCACATACTTGGAATCGTCAACCGAACATCTGACAATCCTTCTTCACAGCGTGCTCTCTCACCGTCAAGCTGCTCCTTGTTACGTCTAATCTTGAACGCACTTCTCATGTGGTCATCTTGTAGCGGTGCCCAG CGTATCGCCAACGGTGTCATTCGATGTGTATCTCCTGCTGTCAATCAATATTATCTTCCGCAATTTTTCTGGTCTCACTTGCAACACGACATAGTTGTATTTGCCAAAGCAATTGGCAGAAGTGTAGACGACGCCGTTGTTGTCTGTCACCGATTCCTCATGCAATTTCTTGGCAGTCGAACACAGCAAAGCG AACACGCGAGTTCGACAGATTGGACTACTAAAGACGGTAGAAAGGAATGGGAAATAGCGTTCAGTCGAAAGTTCTCTGTTCCGTTTTTCCAA ACTGTACAGAATGAAATCAATGGTTGGATGGCGCTAACTTTGAATGATAGCCAATCTG GTAACAATCGTCTAATGAGAGAGCTGTACGAACTAGAAATGCCCAAGAGCTCCCGCTTCTCTCCTGGATTATGGCGTTATCGAGTTTCTGTTAGTATTGACCACCTCGTTCGCACTATGGAACAAAATTTAGATTCTGGAGATCCCCATCAGTGCGTTTTGCTCAGAGAATTTTTGAATGAG GAAAAAAAATTGCGCGCGTTGCAGTACCTTCCGGACATCATCAAGCTGCAACGTCTGTTGTTGTGCAGATATGACAAAAGGATCTCACAAGAAGAAGCTCTCACAACTAGCGTAGATGCTTTTCTTACGAAAGTGAAAGATG TACGAGAACGATGGGTATTTGAAAAATTGATTGTCAGTTTCAGTAAGGCCTGGAACCTTGTCCAACAGTTTGTGATTACTCATG GTCGCTTGAGACCGAAAAACAAGGAACACGAGCTCGAGACCGTAACGGGCAGTACTTCGTTGGCTTTTCTCTTGCCACGACATCGAGATGAAGGAACTTGCGCTTTATCTTTAGTCGATTATCTAGTCGAATGCACGCATAACGAGTTTCTTAGAACCTACAGCAGAATTTCCGGCTGCGAACT AGAACAAGTTGGAATTTCAATAGATGAAGTGACAACAGCTCATTTAATAGCGTATGACGTCGAGAGAGACCTGATGCCCTTAGTATTTTCTCACTGTGACTACTCGTTGGCTGTTGGAGAAGGAGAAAAGAGCAGTTACAACTTTCAAGCTCTCGAAAGGCAAATCGTCGACCGATTTATTGCAGGGAAACCACTCGTTGCCATGAAG GCGTACAGTATTAATTTTGTCAAAGACGTGTTTACTATTGACTTATTCAATCGCGTTAAGAGAAAGATCGTCCAG GAAACGCTTCCTCCCTCTGTTCAACGTCAAATTGTTTCTGAAACACGAAAAGATGTTCAAAGTGTTCTTGCAGTCTTGGATATTGTCATCAGATTTACAGCATCATCGGGTGGTGCAGCCGACGAATCGTTGCACACGTATATTCACACAACTCTACGAATGTCTCTAGATTCAGGTCTCGTTAGTGGTAAAGCTCGACAAATATGCCAATTGAAGCACATCTGCGATCTGTGGCGACTGCTGAACGTCGAGAAAGCTAGACAACTTGCTTTGGCCGACCGA AATCCTTTTGATCGAGTTTCGGCAAAATACAAAGAAAGGATTCCTAAGAGGGACGGAAGTAATCTCCTAAAAGCTCTAAGGAGGTTAAATATCGAAGCTATGCTGTCAGTTTTGATAGAAGTGATTTTGCTACAGTTGGGGCAATGGGAAGAAACACTCCATATAGAAGAATACgg ACTTGCAGATGCAATTTATGATCTGCATGGAGTCACGACGATTGCAGGACTGGATGAAATTCCGGCTCAAGTGCAACTGAGGCACATTGTTGATTGCTGGACTATGACAGTCAAGTTGCAGGCAAATATGACGAAACTGTAA
- the LOC134178573 gene encoding uncharacterized protein K02A2.6-like, with product MVSMDKLQDACSTTVIHKLKGYFARHGIPDELSSDNGPKFTSKEFARFVHERQFKHTTSSPHYPQSNGKVENSVKSCKALMKKAIKAKSDIYLALLDFRNTPTEKIHSSPAQTIWPPN from the exons ATGGTCTCAA TGGACAAGCTCCAAGACGCCTGTAGTACAACCGTGATCCACAAGCTAAAAGGGTATTTTGCACGTCATGGAATACCAGATGAACTCAGCAGTGACAATGGTCCTAAATTCACTAGCAAAGAGTTTGCCAGATTTGTGCACGAACGGCAATTCAAGCATACAACGTCATCACCCCACTACCCACAATCAAACGGAAAGGTGGAGAACAGTGTGAAGTCATGCAAAGCACTAATGAAGAAGGCGATAAAGGCTAAATCGGACATTTATCTAGCTCTTCTAGACTTTCGGAACACCCCAACCGAAAAGATACACTCATCGCCAGCACAGACTATTTGGCCGCCGAACTAA